The Cytophagales bacterium genome includes a window with the following:
- a CDS encoding type II toxin-antitoxin system VapC family toxin, which yields MDGHNAETRYVETLHATSLHTSSLHSLGLSIDHAVIKGRQSSDGSIASGVEPSGEYAGKANATVNRIDVLISWNFRHIVNLNKIRLFNSVNLKLGLPQIDIRTLKELINYED from the coding sequence GTGGACGGGCATAATGCAGAGACGAGGTATGTAGAGACGTTGCATGCAACGTCTCTACATACCTCGTCTCTGCACTCATTAGGGTTGAGCATTGACCATGCTGTAATAAAGGGGAGGCAATCATCGGATGGCTCTATAGCATCAGGGGTGGAGCCATCCGGTGAATATGCTGGCAAAGCTAATGCTACTGTTAATAGAATTGATGTTTTAATCAGTTGGAATTTCAGACATATTGTAAACCTTAACAAAATAAGACTTTTTAACTCTGTAAACCTAAAATTAGGTTTACCGCAAATTGATATAAGAACCCTGAAAGAATTAATTAACTATGAAGACTAA
- a CDS encoding TerB family tellurite resistance protein, producing the protein MFKSSGTYITKEAKTHLSYLVALAKVDGDVDKSELDLLFKIGKRFGLNEKDIKSIFNHPNTTKIEYPITNEAKFEQIYDLVHMMLADEIIQDVEMDFCIDMASKLGMKKNIVDVLVRKIYWGTKDGKSRDEIKEEVKLA; encoded by the coding sequence ATGTTTAAATCATCCGGAACCTATATAACTAAAGAAGCTAAAACCCATTTAAGCTATTTAGTAGCGCTTGCTAAAGTAGATGGTGACGTAGATAAATCAGAGCTTGATCTATTATTTAAAATTGGAAAAAGATTTGGTTTAAATGAAAAGGATATAAAATCCATTTTTAATCATCCTAATACTACAAAGATTGAATATCCTATAACCAATGAGGCCAAGTTTGAGCAGATATATGACCTTGTTCACATGATGCTGGCAGATGAAATAATACAGGATGTAGAAATGGATTTTTGTATTGATATGGCAAGTAAATTGGGTATGAAAAAAAACATAGTAGATGTGTTGGTAAGAAAGATATATTGGGGAACAAAAGATGGAAAGAGCAGGGATGAGATAAAAGAAGAAGTGAAATTGGCGTAA
- a CDS encoding T9SS type A sorting domain-containing protein — protein MDGTLDGTFNPGTGANDYVDATSIQSDGKIIIGGRFTSYNGTGRNRIARLLNCFPSIPTITQNGDTLSSSTANSYQWFFNGDTIPGETSQIYTATQSGFYMVSITDANGCSAASDSLSVTISSIKEYKSIYGLKIYPNPNTGEFNIVMLVPNEVRELQLKIVNNLGQVLFREKLKQFKGIYEKQLDLNKYPAGIYKLQLISKKGVINKQIIIIY, from the coding sequence GTGGATGGTACCCTTGACGGAACTTTTAACCCTGGAACGGGAGCAAACGATTATGTCGATGCAACCTCTATACAAAGCGATGGGAAAATTATTATCGGTGGCAGGTTCACATCCTATAATGGAACAGGGAGGAACCGGATTGCAAGATTGTTAAATTGTTTCCCATCCATACCGACAATTACTCAAAACGGGGATACACTTTCTTCCTCTACTGCCAACAGTTATCAGTGGTTCTTTAACGGAGATACAATTCCCGGTGAGACAAGCCAGATTTACACAGCCACACAATCAGGTTTTTACATGGTTTCCATAACTGACGCCAACGGTTGTTCGGCTGCATCAGACTCATTGAGCGTAACCATTTCAAGCATTAAAGAATATAAATCAATTTATGGTTTAAAAATATATCCCAATCCCAATACCGGAGAGTTCAATATTGTAATGCTTGTCCCGAACGAAGTGAGGGAACTCCAGCTAAAAATCGTCAACAATTTGGGGCAGGTTTTATTTAGAGAAAAGCTAAAACAATTTAAAGGCATCTACGAAAAGCAACTTGATTTAAATAAATATCCGGCAGGCATCTATAAACTCCAATTAATAAGCAAAAAAGGAGTAATCAATAAACAGATAATAATAATTTATTAA
- a CDS encoding Uma2 family endonuclease has protein sequence MITTAQKHYTVEDYRQLEEGDPHQLINGALIALGEPAPTYGHQGIVADILTQIRIFLKDNPIGEVRCAPIDVYFDENNVLQPDIVFVSNQRSDIVRDDGIHGAPDMVIEILSPSTAYYDIKIKKRIYEKYGVQEFWSIDPKDNEVTGFENTNACLPKLQRRQGKFREFYSGYGKFTSKVLKLNISPKL, from the coding sequence ATGATAACAACAGCTCAAAAACATTACACAGTTGAAGATTATAGACAGCTTGAGGAAGGCGACCCTCACCAACTCATTAATGGCGCATTAATAGCATTGGGCGAGCCGGCACCGACTTACGGGCACCAGGGCATAGTGGCTGATATTTTAACCCAAATAAGAATCTTTCTGAAAGACAACCCGATAGGAGAAGTCCGTTGCGCTCCAATAGATGTATATTTTGATGAAAATAATGTTTTGCAGCCCGATATTGTTTTTGTTTCAAACCAAAGAAGTGATATTGTAAGAGATGATGGTATCCATGGAGCGCCTGATATGGTAATTGAAATTTTATCACCATCTACCGCTTATTATGATATTAAAATTAAAAAAAGAATTTATGAAAAATATGGCGTACAGGAATTCTGGTCCATCGACCCTAAAGATAACGAAGTGACCGGCTTTGAAAACACAAATGCCTGCCTGCCGAAGCTTCAGCGCAGGCAGGGGAAATTCCGTGAATTTTATAGTGGATATGGAAAATTTACATCAAAAGTGTTAAAGCTCAATATTTCGCCTAAACTGTAA
- a CDS encoding tetratricopeptide repeat protein, with the protein MPIRIMKKVLKIILWSSVAGHLCYICETAKAQKVDAEKIYKKVTGSVLTLYSHDALCNNIGQGSGVVIDKKGLVITNFHLIQGGQHIIVKHEDSIIRDVVILGFDIQKDMMLLKISEKTFGAVTMANSDKVQVGEKVFSVGSPKGYENTITEGIVSGIRKSDDNSMSYIQVSCPLSPGSSGGAIVNVKGELIGISTYVSVSATNAQNLNFAIPVNAFDELINQDHEDKSIKANYYLQMGIYEFNRGQYKVSINYFKKVTIFEPQNIEAFIYLGYAYYQTGNSELMLHYLTAAMENNQQISRIVDSIMAVTEIYKYLADIYYNRLNDDKAIKFYEKYIVNSNTEDVSVYIKLAVSYANNGNYELALKYAKKGFALDTLNPDALLSLSSIYWQYSRSDKEEDIVMDIMRAVPRENAVPGIIYRNLVITDERERQLDNAIYYGNKLATLYPNDQYCYRILGLAWFAKGNYDKSIESYKKLLIMNPDNGYAYGYLSAAYEALGDSTNFRYYKQLSEGYSSESQSKSRHSKLEIRNSKFETRKLRPDSSESPRLEQGSSESGLSECTIKLGGSYYYEQMFVYSGQPFLSFKDWNEEFIDINFDIYNSNGYLIALVEKGVVKEVYKGQFQTIFTKQQYMLVEKATQMVLCHIKKEITNGKCQYLMWGTMNLPTKKLFQFTPEATNSTFLNNMKGAIFKKNSSIDVSLF; encoded by the coding sequence ATGCCCATTAGAATAATGAAAAAGGTATTAAAGATAATTTTATGGTCATCGGTTGCCGGGCACCTTTGCTATATATGCGAGACAGCTAAGGCACAAAAGGTAGATGCAGAAAAGATCTACAAAAAAGTAACAGGTTCAGTGCTTACACTTTATTCGCATGACGCCTTGTGTAATAACATAGGGCAAGGCAGCGGGGTAGTGATAGATAAAAAGGGGCTTGTAATTACCAATTTTCATTTAATTCAAGGTGGTCAACATATCATTGTCAAACACGAGGATTCAATTATCAGGGATGTTGTGATACTTGGGTTTGATATCCAAAAAGATATGATGCTGCTAAAGATATCCGAAAAGACATTTGGCGCTGTTACCATGGCAAACAGTGATAAAGTACAGGTAGGAGAAAAGGTGTTTTCTGTAGGAAGTCCTAAAGGTTATGAAAACACTATAACAGAAGGTATTGTCAGCGGGATTCGAAAAAGTGATGACAACTCTATGTCCTACATACAGGTTTCATGTCCGCTATCTCCTGGTTCAAGTGGTGGAGCAATCGTGAATGTAAAAGGAGAATTGATAGGTATCAGTACCTATGTTTCCGTATCGGCTACCAATGCCCAAAATCTGAATTTTGCCATTCCAGTCAATGCTTTTGATGAATTAATTAATCAAGACCATGAGGATAAATCCATAAAGGCAAATTATTATCTTCAAATGGGGATTTACGAATTTAATAGAGGTCAATATAAGGTTTCTATCAATTATTTTAAAAAGGTAACAATTTTTGAACCTCAGAATATTGAGGCATTTATATATTTAGGATATGCATATTATCAAACAGGAAATTCTGAACTTATGCTGCATTACCTTACAGCTGCAATGGAAAATAATCAGCAAATTTCCAGGATTGTAGATAGTATTATGGCAGTTACAGAAATATATAAATATTTAGCAGACATTTATTATAACCGATTAAACGATGATAAAGCAATAAAATTTTATGAAAAGTACATTGTCAACAGTAATACAGAAGATGTGAGCGTTTACATTAAATTAGCCGTGAGCTATGCCAATAATGGAAATTACGAGTTAGCCCTAAAATATGCTAAAAAGGGCTTTGCTCTTGACACGCTGAACCCCGATGCTCTTTTATCTTTGTCTTCAATATATTGGCAATATAGCAGAAGCGATAAAGAAGAGGATATAGTAATGGATATAATGCGGGCTGTTCCAAGAGAAAATGCAGTACCCGGCATAATCTACCGAAATTTGGTAATCACTGATGAACGTGAAAGGCAATTAGACAACGCCATTTATTACGGCAATAAACTTGCAACATTGTATCCAAATGATCAGTATTGTTACAGGATTTTGGGGCTTGCCTGGTTTGCTAAAGGCAATTATGATAAATCAATTGAAAGCTATAAAAAACTGCTCATCATGAATCCTGATAATGGATATGCTTATGGTTATTTAAGTGCAGCTTATGAAGCATTGGGAGATTCTACAAACTTTAGGTATTATAAACAACTATCGGAGGGCTACTCATCAGAGTCCCAATCTAAATCCCGCCATTCGAAACTCGAAATTCGAAACTCGAAATTCGAAACTCGAAAATTGAGGCCCGACTCATCAGAGTCTCCCCGCTTAGAGCAGGGGAGTTCCGAATCAGGATTATCAGAATGTACCATTAAGCTGGGAGGTAGTTACTACTATGAACAGATGTTCGTATATAGCGGCCAGCCATTTCTATCTTTTAAAGATTGGAACGAAGAATTTATTGATATCAATTTCGATATATACAATTCCAATGGATACCTAATTGCTCTTGTTGAAAAGGGGGTGGTAAAAGAAGTATATAAAGGGCAATTTCAGACTATTTTCACAAAGCAACAATACATGCTGGTTGAGAAAGCTACACAGATGGTGCTCTGTCATATAAAGAAAGAAATAACAAATGGAAAATGCCAATACCTAATGTGGGGCACTATGAATTTACCTACAAAAAAGCTGTTTCAATTCACACCTGAAGCAACCAATTCTACTTTTTTAAACAATATGAAGGGCGCTATTTTTAAAAAAAATTCCTCTATTGATGTTTCACTTTTTTAG
- a CDS encoding T9SS type A sorting domain-containing protein, translating to MKKFLIYTLTMLLCHVLPLETIAQYQKYSRVKIPIDKKHARTLHSLGLSIDHAVIKGRQSSDGSIASGVEPSGEYAGKANAFIITDLSAYEINLLDQNGFALQILIDDVSKFYQDRSKKDRSPPLTPPKGGRTGQPLNPPRGKSDGKVSPFGGDLEGAAVCPAPNPNDTITTPGGFSLGSTGGFFTYNEMLAHLDTMAAQYPGIISVKQPIDTFTTIEGRPVFRVKISDNPLADESSTEAQVLYTAIHHAREPVSMSQLIFYMYYLLENYGQDTLVTSIVDRTEMFFVPCVNPDGYIYNETTNPSGGGMWRKNRRNNGDGTFGVDLNRNYGYNWGFDDFGSSPNTNSETYRGTAPFSEPETQAMQYLCEQHNFKIALNYHAFGNLLIYPWGYDYGIYTPDSARFVQFALLLTKNNNYVYGTGDQTVGYIVNGDADDWMYGEQGTKNMILAMTPEVGSSNDFFWPAPSRIIPLCKDNIFANLYMAMLSGSFVNVEPESGLFISSYNGTIKFDLTSIGLLLPTNVSVSLYSTNPYVTGIDSAKNFTGITDMTPVTDSFSFSLDNLIPKNTEIEFVFMVNDGLNVYEFVVTKLFNNSLPFLSDSLNNLTNWSTANWGITTAQYYSPPSSITDSPFGNYLPNDSNSVTLNQPVDLTGAVDAYLTFWAKWDIESNWDYLQVKAFNGSNNQPLCGFYTRPGSGFFQPSGEPLYDGIQGNWVQEIMSLNDYLGQTINIRFVLNSDGGLEKDGFYFDDFQVFVSYPQSPVVNLGDTISFCLGDSVTLDAGNPGSNYLWSTGDTTQTIVVDSVGIYSVTVTDSIWIVSDSVVVVSLSTFPTAAFIDSVNGFSASFINISTNAELYFWDFGDSTTSNLSDPVHTYNNATWYYVCLIAENACGSDTVCDSVTVTATGIKNVETDFVTLQNYPNPAADFTTIKYKISGELENPVIEIFNLLGVSVGKYAINNAEGYLELATYKLTPGIYYYRLKAANYTSAFLKMVVLKKR from the coding sequence ATGAAAAAGTTTTTGATCTATACACTTACAATGCTGCTGTGTCATGTATTACCGCTTGAGACAATTGCACAGTATCAGAAATACTCGAGGGTTAAAATCCCTATTGATAAAAAACATGCTCGTACACTACACTCATTAGGGTTGAGCATTGACCATGCTGTAATAAAGGGGAGGCAATCATCGGATGGCTCTATAGCATCAGGGGTGGAGCCATCCGGTGAATATGCTGGCAAAGCTAATGCTTTTATAATAACCGATCTGTCAGCTTATGAAATTAACCTGCTGGATCAAAACGGATTTGCACTTCAAATATTAATTGATGATGTATCAAAATTTTATCAGGATAGGAGTAAGAAAGACCGCAGCCCCCCTCTAACTCCCCCCAAAGGGGGGAGAACTGGCCAACCCTTAAATCCCCCAAGAGGGAAAAGCGATGGCAAAGTCTCCCCCTTTGGGGGAGATTTAGAGGGGGCTGCTGTTTGCCCTGCACCTAACCCAAACGACACCATTACCACACCCGGTGGCTTTTCCCTCGGCTCAACGGGCGGGTTTTTTACCTACAATGAAATGTTGGCCCATCTTGATACGATGGCTGCTCAATACCCGGGTATTATTTCAGTAAAACAGCCCATTGATACGTTCACTACGATTGAAGGACGTCCTGTTTTCCGGGTTAAGATTTCAGATAATCCGCTCGCAGATGAAAGCAGTACGGAGGCCCAGGTTTTATATACTGCCATTCACCATGCCCGTGAACCGGTGTCCATGTCGCAGTTGATATTCTATATGTATTATTTGTTAGAAAATTATGGGCAGGATACGCTCGTAACAAGTATTGTTGACCGGACGGAAATGTTTTTTGTCCCCTGTGTCAACCCTGACGGGTATATTTACAACGAAACTACCAATCCATCTGGCGGGGGGATGTGGCGAAAGAACAGGAGAAACAACGGAGACGGCACCTTTGGCGTTGACCTTAACAGAAATTACGGGTATAACTGGGGCTTTGATGATTTTGGCTCATCGCCCAATACAAACAGTGAGACCTATAGAGGTACCGCACCATTTTCTGAACCAGAAACACAGGCGATGCAATATTTATGCGAACAACACAATTTTAAGATCGCCTTAAATTATCACGCATTTGGGAATTTGTTGATATATCCGTGGGGTTATGACTATGGAATTTATACACCCGATTCAGCGCGTTTTGTACAATTTGCCCTCCTGTTAACAAAAAATAATAATTATGTATATGGTACGGGCGACCAAACCGTTGGTTATATCGTAAACGGTGACGCTGATGACTGGATGTATGGTGAGCAGGGCACAAAAAATATGATCCTTGCCATGACCCCTGAAGTGGGCAGCTCAAATGATTTTTTCTGGCCTGCGCCTTCAAGGATCATTCCATTATGCAAAGACAACATTTTTGCAAATCTCTATATGGCCATGCTGTCCGGCTCTTTTGTGAATGTAGAACCGGAAAGCGGCCTTTTTATTAGTAGTTACAACGGTACCATTAAATTTGATCTGACAAGCATAGGCCTGTTATTACCAACCAACGTCTCTGTGAGTCTGTATAGTACAAATCCTTACGTAACAGGTATTGACAGCGCCAAAAATTTTACCGGCATTACAGACATGACTCCTGTAACGGATTCCTTTTCTTTTTCTTTAGACAACCTTATTCCCAAGAATACTGAAATTGAGTTTGTTTTTATGGTAAATGACGGGCTTAATGTCTATGAATTTGTTGTGACTAAATTGTTTAATAATTCTCTGCCTTTTTTATCTGATAGCTTAAATAATTTAACTAACTGGAGCACTGCTAACTGGGGAATTACTACCGCTCAATATTATTCACCTCCTTCATCAATAACGGATTCACCATTTGGAAATTATTTGCCAAATGACAGCAATTCCGTAACTTTAAATCAACCGGTTGATCTGACTGGAGCCGTAGATGCTTATCTTACTTTTTGGGCAAAATGGGATATAGAATCCAACTGGGATTACCTGCAGGTAAAAGCATTTAATGGAAGTAACAACCAGCCGCTTTGTGGTTTCTATACAAGACCCGGCTCGGGTTTTTTCCAGCCATCCGGAGAACCTTTATACGATGGCATTCAGGGTAACTGGGTGCAGGAAATTATGAGCTTAAACGATTACCTCGGCCAGACAATTAACATAAGATTTGTACTCAACAGCGATGGAGGGCTTGAAAAAGATGGTTTCTATTTTGATGATTTCCAGGTTTTTGTAAGTTATCCCCAGTCCCCTGTTGTTAACCTTGGCGATACTATTTCATTTTGTTTGGGTGATTCAGTAACGCTTGACGCAGGTAATCCGGGAAGTAATTATCTCTGGTCAACGGGCGATACTACTCAAACGATCGTTGTTGACTCTGTCGGGATATACAGTGTTACAGTCACCGATTCAATATGGATCGTTAGCGATAGCGTTGTTGTCGTCTCATTGAGTACGTTTCCTACAGCAGCTTTTATTGATTCTGTAAATGGATTTTCAGCAAGCTTTATCAATATTTCTACAAACGCTGAATTATACTTTTGGGATTTTGGCGATTCCACTACCTCAAACTTATCTGATCCTGTTCATACTTATAATAATGCTACATGGTATTATGTGTGTTTAATAGCAGAAAATGCCTGCGGTTCAGATACCGTTTGTGATTCTGTTACAGTGACTGCAACTGGAATAAAAAATGTGGAAACTGATTTTGTAACCCTTCAAAACTATCCTAACCCAGCCGCAGATTTCACAACGATAAAATATAAAATATCTGGTGAACTTGAAAACCCTGTTATCGAAATATTCAATTTATTAGGAGTTTCAGTTGGAAAATATGCCATTAACAATGCAGAAGGTTATCTTGAACTTGCTACATACAAATTAACACCCGGCATATATTATTATCGTTTGAAAGCTGCAAATTATACCTCTGCATTTTTGAAGATGGTAGTGTTAAAAAAGCGATAA
- the atpC gene encoding ATP synthase F1 subunit epsilon — protein sequence MYLEILTPDKKIFEGEVEAVQLPGKKGLFEVLNGHAPIISDLEEGKIRIKTSNDEQIFNIDGGVVEVLENKIVVLVEAVLEEG from the coding sequence ATGTACTTAGAAATACTCACGCCAGATAAAAAAATATTTGAGGGGGAAGTTGAGGCAGTACAGTTGCCAGGCAAAAAAGGGTTGTTTGAAGTTTTAAACGGCCATGCCCCCATTATCAGCGATCTTGAAGAAGGAAAGATCAGGATCAAAACCTCAAATGATGAACAGATATTTAACATAGATGGGGGTGTGGTGGAAGTGCTGGAAAACAAGATCGTGGTGTTGGTAGAGGCAGTATTAGAGGAAGGTTGA
- the atpD gene encoding F0F1 ATP synthase subunit beta gives MANIGKITQIIGPVVDVSFEGDGVELPNILDALEVTKESGQKIVLECQKHLGENIVRTIAMDGTEGLRKGLDVIDTGTPITMPIGENIRGRLFNVIGEAIDGIEQPKTDKTLPIHRPAPKFEDLSTTSEVLFTGIKVIDLLEPYVKGGKIGLFGGAGVGKTVLIMELINNIAKAYSGLSVFAGVGERTREGNDLLREMIESGVIKYGDKFIEAMEKGDWDLSKVDRKDLHKSQVTLVFGQMNEPPGARARVALSGLTVAEYFRDGDGEGKGNDILLFIDNIFRFTQAGSEVSALLGRMPSAVGYQPTLATEMGAMQERITSTKRGSITSVQAVYVPADDLTDPAPATTFAHLDATTVLSRKIAELGIYPAVDPLDSTSRILSVEVLGEEHYNTAQKIKEILQRYKELQDIIAILGMDELSEEDKQTVNRARRVQRFLSQPFFVAEQFTGLKGTLVDIKDSIKGFNMIMDGELDHLPEAAFNLVGTIEQAIEKGDKLLAKAK, from the coding sequence ATGGCAAATATTGGCAAAATAACCCAGATTATCGGCCCTGTAGTAGATGTCAGTTTTGAGGGTGATGGAGTAGAATTACCCAACATCCTTGACGCTTTAGAGGTAACAAAGGAGAGCGGACAAAAAATAGTATTGGAATGTCAAAAGCACCTTGGCGAGAATATAGTCAGAACCATTGCTATGGATGGTACTGAAGGATTGAGGAAAGGATTGGACGTGATTGATACAGGTACACCAATTACTATGCCGATTGGCGAAAATATCAGGGGGAGATTGTTCAATGTTATAGGTGAAGCAATAGACGGTATTGAGCAACCGAAAACAGACAAGACGCTTCCAATCCATAGACCTGCACCAAAATTTGAGGATCTTTCCACTACCAGCGAAGTATTATTTACAGGGATTAAAGTAATTGACCTTTTAGAGCCCTATGTAAAAGGGGGAAAGATCGGGTTGTTCGGAGGCGCTGGTGTTGGTAAAACAGTGTTGATCATGGAATTGATCAACAACATTGCTAAAGCATATTCGGGATTAAGTGTGTTTGCAGGGGTAGGAGAGCGAACCCGTGAGGGGAATGACCTCCTAAGAGAAATGATTGAATCAGGCGTGATCAAATATGGAGATAAATTTATAGAGGCCATGGAAAAAGGAGACTGGGATCTTTCAAAAGTGGATAGGAAAGATTTGCACAAATCCCAGGTAACCCTGGTTTTTGGCCAGATGAATGAACCACCTGGAGCGCGTGCACGCGTTGCACTTTCAGGATTGACCGTAGCTGAGTATTTCCGTGATGGAGATGGTGAGGGCAAAGGCAATGACATTCTGTTATTTATTGATAATATATTCAGATTTACCCAGGCTGGTTCGGAAGTATCCGCTCTTCTGGGCCGTATGCCTTCTGCAGTAGGTTATCAGCCCACGCTGGCTACTGAAATGGGCGCTATGCAAGAGCGTATTACATCTACTAAAAGAGGTTCTATCACTTCGGTGCAAGCAGTTTACGTACCTGCTGACGATCTAACCGACCCGGCACCGGCAACAACGTTTGCCCACCTTGATGCTACTACGGTATTGTCCAGAAAAATTGCTGAACTGGGAATTTATCCCGCTGTGGACCCGTTAGATTCCACTTCAAGAATATTATCCGTAGAGGTTTTAGGGGAAGAACATTACAATACAGCACAAAAAATCAAGGAAATTTTACAACGGTATAAAGAATTGCAGGACATTATTGCTATCCTGGGAATGGATGAGCTGTCAGAAGAGGATAAACAGACAGTAAACCGGGCCAGGCGTGTGCAGCGGTTTTTGTCGCAACCATTTTTTGTGGCAGAACAGTTCACAGGATTAAAAGGGACGTTGGTAGATATTAAAGACAGCATTAAAGGATTTAATATGATCATGGATGGAGAGCTGGATCATCTCCCTGAAGCTGCATTTAACCTTGTCGGCACCATTGAACAAGCTATTGAAAAAGGAGATAAGCTGCTGGCTAAGGCTAAATGA